Below is a window of Planifilum fimeticola DNA.
TTGAAGATTTCCTCGACAATCGGCGTCACCACGGCGATGCTCCACCAATCGGAGGGCTCCCCGCCGAAGAGGAGGTGAATGATGGCCACAAACCCCTGGGTGATAAAGGGGATTACCCAAGCTCCCACCAGAAAAAACGCGGAATAGGTTTTCCAGGTGAACGTCTTGCTTCGGGCCAGGATCCAAAACTGCCACAACAGATAAAGGCTCCACAAAAATTGGACGAAAATCTTGCGCGCGTCCTCAAAAAAGAAGAGGCCCAAGAGAAAGATGAGCAGAGAAACCGTGGAAAAGACCGTATAAGCGCGAATCCATCCCGGATGAGAAGCTTTCCACTGCAGCCACTTTTCCTGAAGCCGGTCCAATATTTCTCTCAGCCGCAGGCGAAAATTTTGCATTTCATGCTCCTCCTGAGTGAAAAAAAGGGTATTTCATATTAAAACAGCATAACCGGGGATTGGAAGGTCCTCAATAGGAAAATGGTTTTATTTACAAGATCAGGGGGGCTCCTCAGGCAAAAAGAACTCCGTCGGCTAGTGACGACGGAGTTCCGCACCAAAGCTTGACAAGACACTGGATTTTATCCCCGCCCTCTCCCACGGGATGGTGACCGGATTTCGCTCCTTCGGAAGGAGATATGAATGCCGGAAACAAGAAGCGGCCCTGATCGCAGGACCGCTTCCGGTTGGATGGCCGGCACCCCTATGCAGCGGGCTACTGCCGCCCCTTCCGCAGCGGGTGCAGGGCCCGGGCGATCTGCGCCCCCACCCGGGCGTTGTGTTTGACAAGAGCGATGTTGGCGCGCAGGCTGTCGCCGCCGGTCAGGGTTTTGATCCGGTCCAGCAAAAAGGGCGTCACCCGCTTGCCGGAAATCCCTGCCGCCTCCGCCTCGCGCAGGGCGTCGGCGATGATGCGCTCCATGGCTTCTTCCTCCAGGGCGTCCGCTTCCGGGATCGGATTGGCAATGACGAGGCCGCCCTGAAGCCCCAGTTCCCACTTGGTGTGAATCACCCGGGCGATCTCCTCCGGCGTATCCAGGCGCACATCGACGGGATAGCCGCTGGAGCGGCAGTAAAAGGCGGGAAATTCCTCCGTCCCCACACCGATGACCGGGACGCCGCGGGTCTCCAGATATTCCAGGGTCAGGCCGATGTCCAGCACCGATTTCGCCCCGGCGCAGACCACCGCCACGTCCGTCCGGGCCAGCTCCTGCAGGTCGGCGGAGATGTCCATCGTCTTCTCCGCCTGGCGGTGCACCCCGCCGATGCCGCCGGTGACGAACACGTCGATCCC
It encodes the following:
- a CDS encoding pseudouridine-5'-phosphate glycosidase → MNFLHLSEEVRRAKEENRPVVALESTIVAHGMPYPDNLNTAREVEAIIRDHGAVPATIAILDGKIRVGLAEDELWFLAEYDGVEKVSRRDLPHVIATGKPGATTVAATMICARMAGIDVFVTGGIGGVHRQAEKTMDISADLQELARTDVAVVCAGAKSVLDIGLTLEYLETRGVPVIGVGTEEFPAFYCRSSGYPVDVRLDTPEEIARVIHTKWELGLQGGLVIANPIPEADALEEEAMERIIADALREAEAAGISGKRVTPFLLDRIKTLTGGDSLRANIALVKHNARVGAQIARALHPLRKGRQ